A genomic region of Dehalococcoidales bacterium contains the following coding sequences:
- a CDS encoding cysteine hydrolase, producing the protein MSNAVLVIDMLKGFYQEGYPLYCGPSAVRIIPEVRRLLEKELKRGSKIFFIADSHSVDDLEFKMFPPHCIAGTAESEVIDELAAFPGEKIEKTRYSAFYGTDLDIQLALLKPEKLIVCGVCTDICVMHTVADARNRDYEVEVPANCVASFDIQAHDWALNHMEKVLGAKITGKENC; encoded by the coding sequence ATGAGTAACGCGGTTCTTGTAATTGATATGTTAAAAGGATTTTACCAGGAAGGATACCCCCTCTATTGTGGCCCAAGCGCGGTCAGGATTATTCCTGAAGTAAGGCGGTTGTTGGAAAAGGAACTAAAACGGGGCAGCAAGATCTTTTTTATTGCGGATTCTCACTCGGTGGACGATCTTGAGTTCAAAATGTTTCCTCCACATTGTATTGCCGGCACAGCCGAAAGTGAAGTCATAGACGAGCTTGCCGCTTTCCCGGGAGAAAAAATAGAAAAAACTCGTTACAGTGCATTCTATGGCACCGATTTGGATATACAGCTTGCACTGTTAAAGCCGGAAAAACTTATTGTTTGTGGAGTATGCACTGATATTTGTGTAATGCATACTGTTGCTGATGCACGCAACCGGGATTATGAAGTTGAAGTGCCAGCCAATTGTGTTGCTTCTTTCGATATTCAGGCTCATGATTGGGCACTCAACCATATGGAAAAGGTATTAGGCGCCAAAATTACCGGTAAGGAGAATTGTTAA
- a CDS encoding nicotinate phosphoribosyltransferase → MSGLPSRDILNGNTADVYFKRTIDILKAEGLNPTVIMEVFPNRKGVLCGIKEALGLLKAVLPCSQSEVWAMPEGEVMENKEIVLRIKAPYQSFGLYETALCGVLAHGCGWATAARECVEAAGDIPVISFGARHVHPNVAGVMDYAAIVGGCKACSSISGADMTGTIPSGTMPHSLILIMGDTVEAALAFDRHMPESIGRVALVDTFKDEAEESLRVAEALGRRLASIRLDTPVERGRVTVELVKEVRARLDLAGYDYVKIFVSGGLDAERIKLFISSGAPVDGFGVGSYISGARPIDFTADLHEIDGQPIAKRGRIPGITPNPRLVRII, encoded by the coding sequence ATGAGCGGCTTACCATCCAGGGATATTTTAAACGGTAATACCGCCGATGTTTATTTCAAGAGGACCATTGACATCCTCAAGGCAGAAGGTCTAAACCCGACGGTAATAATGGAAGTATTCCCCAATCGTAAAGGAGTGCTTTGTGGTATAAAGGAAGCTTTGGGTTTGCTAAAAGCTGTTTTACCCTGCTCGCAGAGCGAGGTATGGGCTATGCCGGAAGGCGAAGTGATGGAAAATAAAGAAATAGTATTGCGCATTAAAGCTCCGTACCAGAGCTTTGGCCTTTATGAAACAGCATTATGTGGGGTGCTTGCGCATGGTTGTGGTTGGGCTACTGCGGCACGGGAGTGTGTAGAAGCAGCGGGAGACATACCTGTGATTAGCTTTGGTGCAAGGCATGTTCACCCTAATGTGGCTGGAGTGATGGATTATGCCGCTATCGTAGGAGGATGTAAAGCCTGCTCTAGCATATCAGGGGCAGATATGACCGGGACTATTCCCAGCGGTACTATGCCGCACTCTCTGATACTAATAATGGGAGATACAGTAGAGGCAGCACTCGCTTTTGACCGGCATATGCCGGAGAGCATTGGCCGGGTTGCACTGGTGGATACATTTAAAGACGAGGCAGAAGAAAGCTTGCGGGTGGCAGAAGCTCTCGGACGGCGTTTGGCCAGTATTCGTCTTGACACTCCGGTTGAAAGAGGAAGAGTTACTGTTGAGCTGGTTAAGGAAGTCAGGGCAAGGCTTGATTTGGCTGGTTACGATTATGTAAAAATATTCGTAAGCGGCGGCCTGGATGCGGAAAGAATCAAATTATTTATAAGCTCCGGAGCTCCGGTAGATGGTTTTGGAGTTGGCAGCTATATCAGCGGTGCACGGCCGATAGACTTTACTGCAGATCTTCATGAGATTGACGGCCAGCCCATTGCGAAACGAGGGCGGATACCTGGTATTACACCAAATCCGAGGCTGGTTCGGATTATATAA
- a CDS encoding AAA family ATPase, translating into MKLYAIVGMAGAGKSEAAQVFEDSGYIKVRFGDITDDQIKKRGLVVNEENERAVREALRKEYGMAAYAILNRPKIDQALQNNPVVIDGLYSWEEYKSLKSYYGEKLVVVAILASPATRHFRLSSRTIRPLSSSEALSRDSSEIENLNKGGPIAMADFNVINEGSLQELSAQIRVLLDQCRGLK; encoded by the coding sequence TTGAAACTGTATGCAATTGTTGGAATGGCTGGTGCTGGCAAATCCGAAGCAGCGCAAGTCTTTGAGGATAGTGGTTATATAAAAGTGCGCTTTGGTGATATTACAGATGATCAAATAAAAAAACGCGGGTTGGTTGTCAATGAAGAGAACGAACGGGCAGTCCGGGAAGCTCTCAGAAAAGAATATGGGATGGCAGCTTATGCCATCCTTAACCGCCCGAAGATTGACCAGGCTCTTCAAAATAATCCAGTTGTTATCGATGGGCTTTATTCGTGGGAAGAATATAAGAGTCTTAAAAGCTATTATGGGGAAAAGCTGGTGGTGGTCGCTATACTCGCGTCCCCTGCAACCAGGCACTTCCGGCTGAGTTCAAGAACAATCCGTCCACTTAGTTCAAGCGAAGCCTTGAGCCGCGACAGTTCAGAAATAGAAAACCTCAACAAGGGTGGGCCTATAGCTATGGCAGATTTCAATGTGATTAACGAAGGCTCGCTGCAAGAGCTGTCTGCACAAATCAGGGTTTTGTTAGACCAATGCAGAGGACTTAAATGA
- a CDS encoding dCMP deaminase family protein, producing MIRPSLDEYFLKLAAVVAERSTCLRRHVGAVAVRDKHILATGYNGAPAGAADCLELGCLRNENNIPSGQRHEVCRAIHAEQNVIIQAALHGVSLEGATIYATHSPCVLCAKMLVNARIKGYVSFGDYSEGTFIQLFKDAAISYRKADRPSNTISFID from the coding sequence ATGATTCGCCCTTCCCTTGACGAGTATTTCCTCAAGCTTGCTGCAGTAGTGGCGGAGCGTTCAACCTGTTTAAGACGCCATGTTGGCGCAGTGGCCGTTCGTGATAAACACATTCTAGCTACCGGCTATAATGGTGCTCCGGCTGGAGCGGCAGATTGTCTGGAACTGGGTTGCCTTAGGAATGAAAATAATATACCCTCCGGTCAGCGGCATGAAGTCTGTCGGGCTATCCACGCTGAGCAAAATGTTATTATTCAGGCTGCCCTGCACGGAGTAAGCTTGGAAGGTGCAACTATATATGCAACTCATTCGCCGTGTGTGCTATGTGCTAAAATGCTTGTAAACGCTCGTATAAAAGGCTATGTAAGTTTTGGCGACTATAGTGAAGGTACTTTCATACAGCTTTTTAAAGATGCGGCTATCAGCTATCGCAAAGCTGATAGGCCATCAAATACGATTAGTTTTATTGATTGA
- a CDS encoding diacylglycerol kinase family lipid kinase: MAKNYAKVIVNPIAGGGATGQKWEQIRQHLTLNGLAYDYEFTDYQGHGIELAHTAAGEGYSFIVAVGGDGTVNEVANGILTSPNRENTTLGVINTGTGSDFIRTVGTPKDPLEACKFLARQDRFLIDVGQVDFYREGTKTSRFFVNYCGTGFDSEVAEATNRMPRPSFVSNTVPYIISLLCTLVRYRNRDVKISIDGKIRQGRFLTIVVANGRYFGGGMKIAPDADLSDGKLDIVTVNDVGKFELLKAFPRIYKGTHITHPKVTMSLATNVQIDPGERMPVSADGELLGEGPAAFRLIPQALAIAR, translated from the coding sequence GTGGCTAAAAATTATGCCAAGGTAATTGTAAATCCGATAGCTGGAGGTGGAGCTACCGGACAAAAATGGGAACAAATCCGCCAACATTTAACCCTGAATGGCCTGGCTTATGATTATGAGTTCACCGATTACCAGGGACATGGCATTGAGCTTGCCCATACAGCTGCCGGCGAGGGATACAGTTTTATTGTCGCGGTTGGCGGCGACGGTACCGTTAATGAAGTTGCAAACGGAATTCTTACTTCCCCTAACCGGGAAAACACCACTCTCGGAGTGATTAATACCGGTACTGGCAGTGACTTTATCCGTACAGTTGGTACTCCAAAAGATCCGCTTGAGGCATGTAAGTTCCTGGCAAGACAGGATCGTTTCCTGATAGATGTTGGGCAGGTAGACTTTTATCGGGAAGGTACCAAAACCAGCCGCTTCTTCGTAAATTACTGCGGTACAGGTTTTGATTCAGAAGTGGCAGAAGCTACCAACCGCATGCCAAGGCCGTCTTTCGTGTCCAATACGGTTCCGTATATCATTTCTCTTTTATGCACTCTGGTTCGCTATCGCAATCGTGATGTCAAGATCAGTATAGATGGCAAAATCCGGCAAGGGCGTTTTCTGACCATAGTTGTTGCCAACGGGCGTTACTTTGGCGGTGGTATGAAGATAGCTCCCGATGCAGATCTGAGTGATGGCAAATTGGATATCGTTACCGTAAACGATGTTGGCAAATTCGAATTGTTAAAAGCTTTTCCCCGTATATATAAAGGCACTCATATTACTCATCCAAAGGTTACCATGTCCCTGGCCACTAATGTGCAGATTGATCCTGGGGAGCGCATGCCGGTCAGCGCCGATGGGGAGCTACTGGGTGAAGGCCCGGCTGCTTTTCGTTTGATACCCCAGGCACTTGCCATTGCCCGTTAA
- a CDS encoding deoxyuridine 5'-triphosphate nucleotidohydrolase, whose product MPGILNSGQIQKLVNHEPALVSGYIDISEQLQPCGIDLTVQDIFSFTSPGRISRSNQDRLISELGALQFDHNGYIHLSAGAYLVTYNEAVNLPLNLMALVFPRSSLLRSGVSINTAVWDPGYSGRGQSMLTVFNPDGFILEKDARLAQMVFFILDEASQGYNGSYQGENL is encoded by the coding sequence TTGCCGGGAATACTCAACTCAGGCCAGATACAAAAGTTAGTCAATCATGAGCCAGCGCTTGTTAGCGGTTACATCGATATTTCAGAACAGCTGCAACCTTGCGGCATCGACCTTACCGTACAGGATATATTCTCATTTACTTCGCCTGGCAGAATAAGCCGATCCAACCAGGACAGACTGATTTCAGAGCTTGGCGCACTCCAATTTGATCATAACGGATATATTCATCTATCCGCTGGAGCTTATCTCGTTACCTATAATGAAGCTGTAAATCTTCCCCTTAATCTGATGGCACTGGTATTTCCGCGAAGCAGCTTATTGCGAAGTGGAGTGAGCATAAATACTGCGGTATGGGATCCGGGTTACTCAGGAAGAGGACAGTCTATGCTTACTGTCTTTAATCCAGATGGTTTTATCCTGGAAAAAGATGCCAGGCTGGCACAGATGGTGTTCTTTATCCTTGACGAGGCTTCCCAGGGTTACAACGGATCTTACCAGGGAGAGAACCTGTAA
- a CDS encoding NAD(P)H-hydrate dehydratase — MKLVSVSEMIAIEQESALNGIPPVQLMESAGLAVALKTMDLAGNITSRNIIVLVGPGNNGGDALVAARHLACREANVKMVIPVSSPSNQANLQLALEAGAGLVNDFSDLQIQLADADICLDGFFGTGRSRPIGGDYKSILHSVNSAKARRGGLLTIAIDVPSGIDGDTGAVDPEAFIADYTLTLGYPKLGLYNCDSAVTVVGEIAILDIGIPADIGVAADIELVDWRKAIQIVPRRPMNAHKGTSGRLLVVAGSDRYPGAAFLSAAGAIRSGAGLVTLAIPRSLQGAIVSLLPEATYLPLDELSPGIISSQAASMAQTSLEGYAALLAGCGMGQTRESGELICSLVKQVKKYKLPFVLDADGLNILATTPGCFKSMPPGGILTPHPGEMGRLCGLNIAQIQSDRIGITSRKAREWNQVIVLKGAYTVIASYDGQVKVNPYPNPALASAGTGDVLAGIISGLLAQGLKSFDAAWLGVYLHSRAGIEAARDFGSIGVLASDLLPLLPITLKSLAEPIKLEE; from the coding sequence TTGAAACTGGTAAGTGTTTCCGAGATGATAGCTATTGAGCAGGAATCAGCGTTAAATGGGATTCCGCCTGTTCAATTAATGGAGAGCGCTGGTCTAGCCGTAGCCTTAAAAACCATGGATCTCGCTGGTAACATAACCAGTAGGAATATCATCGTACTGGTTGGTCCTGGCAATAATGGCGGTGATGCCCTGGTGGCAGCAAGACATCTAGCCTGTCGGGAAGCAAATGTTAAAATGGTTATCCCGGTATCAAGTCCTTCTAACCAGGCAAATTTGCAGCTTGCCCTTGAAGCTGGAGCCGGTTTAGTGAATGACTTTTCAGATCTGCAAATACAATTGGCAGATGCTGATATTTGCCTGGATGGATTTTTTGGAACCGGTCGCAGCCGTCCGATTGGTGGAGATTATAAATCTATTCTGCATTCTGTAAATTCCGCGAAAGCCAGGCGCGGAGGCTTGCTAACCATTGCCATCGATGTTCCTTCCGGAATAGATGGTGATACCGGCGCAGTTGATCCTGAGGCGTTTATTGCCGACTATACTCTAACCCTTGGATACCCCAAGCTTGGTTTATACAATTGTGATTCTGCCGTGACAGTTGTTGGAGAGATAGCGATATTGGATATAGGCATTCCTGCTGATATTGGAGTGGCTGCCGATATCGAGCTTGTCGATTGGCGGAAAGCGATCCAGATTGTTCCCCGGCGGCCAATGAATGCCCATAAAGGTACTTCTGGCCGGTTGCTGGTAGTTGCTGGTTCGGATCGATACCCGGGTGCTGCCTTTCTTTCTGCTGCTGGTGCAATCCGGTCAGGGGCAGGATTGGTTACCCTGGCTATTCCCCGTAGTTTGCAGGGTGCAATTGTGTCTCTTCTTCCTGAGGCTACTTATCTTCCGCTTGATGAATTATCCCCCGGGATCATTTCCAGCCAGGCTGCAAGTATGGCGCAAACCTCGTTGGAAGGGTATGCAGCACTTTTGGCTGGTTGCGGGATGGGCCAAACGCGTGAATCTGGCGAGTTAATCTGCTCGCTGGTCAAACAGGTTAAGAAGTACAAACTGCCATTCGTGCTGGATGCTGATGGATTAAATATACTGGCAACCACTCCCGGGTGTTTTAAGAGTATGCCTCCCGGCGGTATACTTACTCCTCATCCGGGTGAAATGGGGCGCCTGTGTGGTTTAAATATAGCCCAAATTCAATCTGATCGTATTGGAATAACCAGCCGAAAAGCCCGTGAATGGAATCAGGTTATAGTACTAAAAGGAGCTTATACGGTAATAGCCAGTTATGATGGCCAGGTGAAGGTCAATCCTTATCCAAATCCGGCCCTGGCTTCTGCTGGTACCGGAGATGTGCTGGCAGGGATTATAAGCGGATTGCTGGCTCAGGGGCTTAAAAGTTTTGACGCAGCCTGGCTGGGAGTGTATCTCCACTCTCGGGCAGGTATTGAAGCTGCTCGGGATTTCGGTAGTATTGGAGTACTGGCAAGCGATCTACTGCCTCTTTTGCCGATAACCCTCAAATCCTTGGCTGAGCCAATTAAACTGGAGGAATAA
- a CDS encoding type III pantothenate kinase yields the protein MLLAIDIGNTETNWGVFKGDILEARWSTATVINRTMDEYRILLNQLLATQNINTGHVQSAVMCSVVPPLTGIFEEMLAGIAGDDTLTVGAGIKTGIRIRMDNPREVGADRIVNAVAARSLYSGAVIVIDMGTTTTFDVISAEGDYLGGAIAPGLKIGVETLYSRTAVLPRVEISRPEKTIGTNTIAAMRSGLVFGHAAMVEGLVKRIKKELGHDATVVATGGLSAIITRETDSIDIINTDLTLTGLKLVYKMNTEVSG from the coding sequence ATGCTGCTTGCGATAGATATCGGTAATACGGAAACCAATTGGGGCGTGTTTAAAGGTGATATTCTTGAGGCTCGTTGGAGTACTGCCACCGTAATAAATCGAACCATGGATGAATATCGCATATTACTGAATCAGCTTTTGGCTACTCAAAACATCAATACGGGACATGTTCAAAGTGCCGTTATGTGCAGCGTAGTTCCACCGCTAACCGGAATATTTGAAGAAATGCTTGCCGGAATTGCTGGAGATGATACTTTGACAGTTGGGGCGGGAATTAAAACCGGGATCAGGATTCGTATGGACAATCCCAGAGAAGTCGGCGCTGACCGTATAGTTAATGCAGTAGCAGCTCGTTCTTTATATTCGGGTGCTGTTATTGTGATTGATATGGGAACCACAACGACATTCGATGTGATATCAGCAGAGGGTGATTATCTTGGCGGGGCAATTGCGCCGGGTTTAAAAATCGGGGTCGAAACTCTATATAGCCGAACGGCTGTATTGCCACGGGTTGAAATTTCAAGGCCAGAAAAAACAATCGGCACCAATACTATTGCTGCAATGCGCTCGGGTCTGGTTTTCGGCCATGCAGCTATGGTAGAAGGCTTGGTAAAACGGATAAAAAAGGAATTGGGTCATGACGCGACTGTTGTTGCTACCGGCGGCTTGTCGGCAATAATAACACGAGAAACAGACTCAATAGATATTATAAACACTGATTTGACACTTACCGGATTAAAGCTTGTCTACAAGATGAATACAGAGGTATCCGGCTAA
- the coaBC gene encoding bifunctional phosphopantothenoylcysteine decarboxylase/phosphopantothenate--cysteine ligase CoaBC, with protein MLEGKEVVLGITGSIAAYKGADIASKLSQAGAAVNTVLTESATRFISPLTFESITGKKALAGLWENMPGITHITMAENADIVLIAPATANTIAKLANGIADDMLSCTVLATRAPVIIAPAMHTAMYENPVTQKNLDRLKELGFIIVEPGEGRLASGGYGRGRLAETDIITGTVKWVSSKDEDLAGKNLVITSGGTREPVDPVRYLGNRSSGKTGYFLATAARDRGARVKLITTCKPFGEVVGIDVEYVETATEMLVSVNRAIKSADCLIMAAAVADYRPAEIHSSKIKKKTADMDIRLVATTDILAQAGGSILRVGFAAETNNLEQGAREKLVSKKLDLVVANDVTQPDGGFGSDSNQVTLFFKDGTVEKLPLMPKSILAHRILDSLRLPG; from the coding sequence ATGCTCGAAGGAAAAGAAGTTGTATTGGGGATAACCGGTAGCATAGCTGCTTATAAGGGAGCTGACATTGCCTCTAAGCTCAGCCAGGCGGGTGCGGCGGTTAACACCGTGCTGACTGAATCGGCTACCAGGTTTATTTCACCACTTACGTTCGAAAGCATTACCGGAAAAAAAGCGCTTGCAGGTCTTTGGGAGAATATGCCTGGAATAACACATATCACTATGGCAGAAAACGCCGATATCGTGCTCATAGCCCCAGCAACTGCTAATACTATAGCTAAGCTTGCAAATGGAATTGCAGATGACATGCTCTCCTGTACTGTCCTGGCGACGCGTGCCCCGGTTATTATTGCGCCTGCTATGCATACTGCCATGTACGAAAATCCGGTGACACAAAAGAATCTGGATCGGTTAAAAGAGCTTGGTTTTATTATCGTTGAACCTGGTGAAGGACGACTGGCTTCGGGAGGTTACGGTAGGGGCAGGTTGGCAGAGACGGACATTATTACCGGCACTGTGAAATGGGTTTCCTCCAAAGACGAAGACCTGGCTGGAAAAAACCTCGTAATAACCTCCGGCGGTACTCGAGAACCTGTGGACCCTGTACGTTATCTGGGTAATCGGTCTTCCGGTAAAACAGGTTATTTTTTAGCTACAGCAGCCAGAGACCGAGGAGCCAGGGTTAAACTTATTACAACCTGCAAACCTTTTGGCGAAGTTGTCGGTATCGACGTAGAGTACGTGGAGACCGCTACCGAAATGCTGGTTTCGGTGAATCGGGCGATCAAGAGTGCTGATTGCCTCATTATGGCTGCTGCGGTTGCCGATTATCGTCCGGCAGAAATCCATAGCAGTAAAATTAAAAAGAAAACTGCGGATATGGATATCAGGCTGGTTGCTACTACTGATATCCTGGCACAAGCCGGGGGCAGTATTTTACGAGTCGGCTTTGCTGCAGAGACAAATAACCTGGAACAGGGCGCTCGTGAGAAACTAGTCTCCAAAAAGCTTGATCTGGTAGTAGCTAATGACGTCACTCAGCCGGACGGAGGTTTTGGATCCGATAGTAACCAGGTAACACTCTTTTTCAAAGATGGTACAGTTGAAAAACTCCCTTTAATGCCAAAGAGCATTCTTGCTCATCGTATCCTGGATTCACTCCGTCTGCCTGGTTAG
- a CDS encoding valine--tRNA ligase — translation MTENKIRQMPTAYNPSDSEHRWYQFWLENGYFKPVIDPSKQPFTIIMPPPNVTGELHVGHALTATLQDIMIRWHRMKGDAALWLPGVDHAGIATQVMVEKQLAREGLNRHEIGREEFLKRTWEWVNKIRGAITRQHTRLGISCDWSREVFTLDQGPCKAVRTTFYNLYKEGLIYRGERITNWCPRCATALSDLEVNHQELAGNLYYVRYPVSGEEGSYLMVATTRPETMLGDSAVAVNPADERFTRFIGKKLILPLVGRIIPVVADDVVTTDFGTGAVKVTPAHDPVDFEIGQRHNLEIINILNRDATLNEKAGKYAGLDIAKARKQVVAELEDAGLLVKVEPYSHSVGHCQRCSSVVEPIVSRQWFVTMEPLARPAIEVVNDGRITIIPERFNKVYLNWMENIRDWCISRQLWWGHRIPVWYCQDCSEVIVSIEDATTCPKCGSSSLQQDEDVLDTWFSSALWPHSTLGWPDETEDFKYFYPTSVMETAYDILFFWVARMIMMGLKNTGQIPFKLVYLHGLIRDEKGEKMSKTRGNSIDPLKVVEEYGACALRFAVSTGTAPGNDTKLSANKLEAGRNFANKLWNATRFVIRSLNEAERTAPTSLSSMPPEDRWILSRLNRVIATTNRLMEEYQFGEALREVHDFLWGEYCDWYLEITKIRLKEDTSPSPLPVLLQVLEVSLRLLHPFMPFITEELWQQLKQVKPELGRGLPSIMISDYPRADESALDEGAEELVGTLIEIIRSIRNLRNEHNVELSHIVDVKVFAHTRTRELKAYSPVIRFLARATPMFFEKREEISSEDDIVSVGEKADIAVPLKSLVDVEKEKARLSKEIALLEVDVERLTGRLADEKFITRAPAAVVDKEKANLQARSEKLEKLKAELARL, via the coding sequence ATGACTGAAAATAAAATCCGCCAAATGCCTACAGCCTATAATCCATCTGATAGTGAGCATCGCTGGTATCAGTTTTGGCTGGAAAATGGCTATTTCAAGCCGGTGATCGATCCCTCAAAACAGCCCTTTACAATCATAATGCCGCCGCCCAATGTTACCGGTGAATTGCATGTTGGCCATGCCCTTACCGCTACGCTTCAGGATATTATGATTCGCTGGCATCGCATGAAAGGTGACGCTGCTTTGTGGCTTCCTGGGGTTGATCATGCTGGCATAGCTACCCAGGTAATGGTGGAAAAACAACTTGCCAGAGAAGGCCTTAACCGGCACGAGATCGGCCGCGAAGAGTTTTTAAAGCGTACCTGGGAATGGGTCAATAAAATTCGTGGCGCGATCACCAGACAGCATACGAGACTGGGCATTTCCTGTGATTGGTCGAGGGAAGTGTTCACGCTTGATCAGGGTCCGTGCAAGGCGGTAAGAACGACTTTCTATAATCTGTATAAAGAAGGGCTCATATATCGAGGCGAACGTATTACCAACTGGTGCCCAAGGTGCGCAACTGCTCTTTCCGATCTTGAAGTTAATCACCAGGAGCTGGCGGGTAATCTTTATTACGTCCGCTATCCAGTCAGTGGAGAAGAGGGAAGTTACCTGATGGTAGCAACTACACGTCCGGAAACTATGCTGGGAGATTCAGCAGTGGCTGTAAATCCGGCAGATGAACGTTTTACCAGATTTATCGGTAAGAAACTGATACTTCCACTTGTCGGCAGGATAATACCCGTAGTAGCTGATGATGTGGTAACTACCGATTTTGGAACTGGTGCGGTAAAGGTAACGCCGGCTCACGATCCGGTTGATTTTGAAATTGGCCAACGCCATAATCTTGAAATTATAAATATCCTAAACCGGGATGCCACTTTGAATGAAAAAGCCGGCAAGTACGCCGGATTGGATATCGCTAAAGCTCGAAAACAGGTGGTGGCTGAGCTCGAAGACGCTGGATTGCTGGTAAAAGTTGAGCCATACAGTCATTCTGTTGGCCATTGCCAGAGATGTTCATCGGTTGTTGAACCTATTGTATCCAGGCAATGGTTTGTTACTATGGAACCGCTTGCTCGTCCGGCAATAGAAGTAGTTAATGATGGGCGCATCACTATTATACCGGAGCGGTTTAATAAGGTTTATCTTAACTGGATGGAAAATATTCGGGATTGGTGCATCAGCCGCCAGCTTTGGTGGGGGCATCGCATACCGGTTTGGTATTGCCAGGATTGTAGTGAGGTTATCGTCAGTATCGAAGATGCAACCACCTGCCCCAAATGCGGTTCGTCATCTCTCCAACAGGATGAAGATGTGCTGGACACCTGGTTTTCCTCGGCTCTTTGGCCGCACTCTACTCTGGGGTGGCCGGATGAGACAGAAGATTTTAAGTATTTTTATCCTACATCTGTCATGGAAACAGCTTATGACATCCTCTTTTTCTGGGTAGCCCGCATGATAATGATGGGATTAAAAAATACCGGCCAGATACCTTTCAAGCTTGTTTATCTGCATGGTCTGATCCGGGATGAGAAGGGTGAGAAGATGAGCAAAACCAGGGGCAATTCTATTGATCCCCTGAAAGTGGTTGAGGAATATGGAGCATGTGCGCTCCGTTTCGCCGTTTCGACTGGTACTGCGCCAGGGAATGACACCAAGCTCTCTGCCAACAAGCTCGAAGCCGGGAGGAATTTTGCTAACAAGCTATGGAATGCTACCCGTTTTGTTATTCGCAGCCTGAATGAGGCAGAGAGAACCGCTCCGACCAGTTTGAGTTCGATGCCCCCGGAAGACAGGTGGATTCTCAGCCGTTTGAATCGGGTTATAGCTACCACCAACCGGCTGATGGAGGAATACCAGTTCGGCGAAGCCCTTCGCGAGGTTCATGATTTTCTGTGGGGTGAATACTGTGACTGGTATCTGGAAATAACCAAAATCAGGCTGAAAGAAGACACTAGCCCATCGCCGTTACCAGTCTTATTGCAGGTATTAGAAGTGTCTTTACGCTTGCTGCATCCGTTTATGCCATTTATAACCGAAGAGCTCTGGCAGCAGCTTAAACAGGTCAAGCCGGAGCTTGGGCGAGGTTTACCCTCTATCATGATCAGTGATTATCCCCGGGCGGACGAGTCTGCTCTGGATGAAGGAGCTGAAGAGCTGGTTGGTACGCTCATAGAAATAATCCGTTCCATCCGCAACTTGAGGAACGAGCATAATGTTGAACTGTCACATATAGTGGATGTCAAGGTTTTTGCTCACACTCGTACCCGGGAACTGAAAGCATATTCGCCGGTTATCCGATTCCTGGCACGGGCAACCCCGATGTTTTTTGAGAAAAGGGAGGAAATTTCTAGCGAAGATGATATTGTTAGCGTAGGCGAAAAAGCTGATATTGCCGTGCCTTTAAAAAGCCTGGTGGATGTGGAAAAGGAAAAAGCGCGGCTCTCTAAAGAAATCGCATTATTGGAAGTAGACGTGGAGCGTCTTACCGGGCGTCTTGCCGATGAAAAGTTTATTACTCGTGCACCAGCAGCAGTAGTGGATAAAGAAAAAGCGAATCTTCAGGCTCGCAGTGAAAAGCTGGAAAAGCTTAAAGCTGAGTTGGCGAGGCTTTAA